TGATATTCCAAATTAATCACGAATATGACTAAATCAGTCGCTATAAAAGAGTCGCGGAGATTTCATAACCATTTCATACAATTTTCATCTAGCTAGGGAATCAAAAAATGGCTGCGCCCAGCGACATGTGAAACCACCGAATCGCTGTTTTGCAGGTATGATCAAAGTGTGCGATTTGTAAGTACATATGGTGATTGAGGATGGTATTCATGACCTCCAACATATCTACCTCATTTTCttcatataattatgaaaaaggTTAACATTTGAACTGGACACCGCCACCAGCGTAGGAATTGAGAACTAGAATTCTGCTTGCAACTTGCAAGTTGCAGATTACAGCTGTGGACATCAAAGTGTATGAATCCCCTTGTGTAACTAGTCAgactaaattgattgtataAGGTGGATTTCAGTCAGTAAATGACAAGTGGTACCATATATTGGCATGACTTGACCCCATACTGAAGTCAGAGCTTCCTCGGACTAAAGATAACATTTTTTCGAACATGCAAAAATTCCCAAATGATTTACTATAAATTATAATCATGTTAGTATTGTTACAAAACTCAAATGAAGAGAAATAAGTAAAATAGAACTAAAAGGATTATAcggaaaattcaaattcaaattcaaatgagaTGAGGATAGAAAATATCGGCAGAAAATCCATAACTAGTACTTATTTAAATATGTTATTCAAAACATAggataatgataattattattgtatgaTTATATGGGATTATAAAGATACTATTATTTTTGCTATTGGATTTTGACAAATGTTTTTTGAAAGGTAGCataaactttcaatttttctGATCCAGCTTACAGACACTGAAGGATACTCCAGAGCAGGATAAGGTTCACACCAAAAGTGCCTTTTGATAATTGAATGCATGCTATCTTACTAAAGATGTTGACTTTGAGGAGCAAAGCAATGTGGTATAAAACCTGCAGAAACTACCATCATTTGATGAGGATCTCCAGGAAACCtcagttgtcatggcaaccactACACACCTCATCTTATCTACATCATCCTCAGTCTTCCGTACAGGAgaataacaatattttgatacaaGGGAAATCGTTCCATAGAGATGACATGACCACAGTCTCTCCAAAAATTCTCTCAAAGATTGGCCGAGATTTGCACAACCTCAAACACCACCCAGTTTGCCTGATCAAAGAACAAATACGTGACTTCTTTTATAAACGATTTGCTACTTCCCGTGGTAACCCTATCTTCTCTATTTATGACAACTTGAGTCCGATTGTCAGTTCGGAACAAAATTTTGATTCAGTGCTTGTACCAAAAGACCACATCAGTCGGCAGAAACAGGACAACTATTACTTGAATACAGACACAATATTACGTACACATACGTCAGCTCATCAGTATGATTTGGTGAGATCAGGACTAGATGCCTTCCTAGTGGTAGGTGATGTCTACCGTAGAGATACCGTAGATGCTAGCCATTATCCTGTATTTCATCAAATGGAAGGTGTTAGATTGTATCATGAACATGAGGTAAGATACAATGGACCAGAGGGGTTTCTtgaaaccatggatgtattaatgAACATAATATATCCATGTTTTAAAAACCCAAATGAAAAGTGCATGTCTCAGCAAAACTCATCCCCAAAAGGGTTTCCTAAAGTTCTGACTAGCATTTGCCAGGTTAACAGAGCATCATCTGGTCAGTTCCATGTATATAGAAAGTGTGTGAACTAATGTGAGTGCTTGATCACATATATGGAGTGATATATGCATGATTCAGGATGCTACTGATATATTTTTCTCACAGTAACTAGACAAATAAAAACAGCCATGTAAAATTTATATATGCTCAAGGCTGTAGATTACTTTGTCTGAGTGTAATGCCTTTGGTCTGACATACAAAGATATGCATTTTACTTAATACACTTATACAATACAGGATATCCCGTTATGGATGTATTACAAGTTCTTAAGAGTGTGTTCATATGTTCTCTCTCTTATTCTTGGGTAATTTTATCCACAtcaaaaactgttttgttagaccTTGTTGAAGTGTTTTGTCACcaatttgactgtttttatcTTTCTAAATTAGCTAGCCAAGCACACTTAATGCAAATCTGTGCTAAACTCTAAATTTGTCTGTCAAAGGATACTATACCATACGTCCCTATGGAGATATGGAATTTGTAGTAGGAATGATAGAAACAGAATCATATTGTAATAATTATCAACATTCATGGTGGTAGAGGAAATATTAGTTTGATTTTGTGTggaatatttttataataatgaCATCTACACATCTGTCAGATGAAATGATTGCAAGCAggattcaaaattcaaatacaggaatgtttatttgtgttcacagtgagataaaatgtaacatttcatgtgtgtgcatgctgtcaatacatttgtacctgtattttatttgtgtaattcATAGCAAAAactgtgtgagatgtaaaaacatTGTGTCGCCTAATTGAAATTTTATAATCTTTCAGGTTTGGTAGTAAGTCGGGTATGTTATGAAGTGTACATTATAGTAAATGATGAAAAATTCCTAcaattataaaattatgtacTAATAATTGTCCTCTTTCCCTATATTCTAGTTGTTTAAAGACTGCAACGATCCGTCGTTTCTCAGTCTCTTTGAGATTGGAAAGAAGTCTCCTGTCAAACAAGAGCACCACACTCTAGAAGCAGTCAAACTTGTAGAATTCCAGTTAAAACAGACTCTGACAGAACTTATAGAACATCTATTTGgcaaaggtaaaaaaaaaagcatttcaAGTTTTGTGTAATAGTAAACTACTGTATACGTATAGTGCAGCTGGAGAACTGCATATAGTATACTCTATCAGGCAATCTCAGTACTGCTAACACTGTACCTTCCCAGTGTTAAAACCTAGCTATCCCAGTTTTACATCATCTTCAAGGGCAAGCAAGGGATTCTTGAGCTGAACTACATGAGAAAGAAAACTGTGAAATCTTGATAGTGCAGGTTTTAGTGGTTTCATTTCATATGATTATGTTTATCAAAATGAATATCTGGGGATTGATAAAACCCATGGCATCTCCCATAATTTTGGTGGTAACAGAAGACTACAAGGTAAATTCAGCCTACGATATGTACCAAATACTAATACATGGAAGATGATGTGGTTAGATCAACATAGACAGAATCTCAGTGTCAGTTTTTGCTGCTTTCATGCTTCAATCTATGAAGGATTGTTCAACACTCATATCAGACATTGACattgtatttaaatattttcacctttGTGAAGTACTTGTAGGATACAGAATATAATGTATAGTATTATTCCACTATAACAGCAAATTCACCAGGCAATTTATATGATCAATTTATTTCTTGTCAGAAGAAAATTTTACTCGATTGTCATCttacataatgtatatattttctagATATTGAGACTAAATGGGTTGATGTATACTTTCCATTTACTCATCCATCCTGGGAACTGGAGATCAAATTCCAAGGAGAATGGTTAGAGGTACTAGGCAGTGGAATCATGGAACAAGAAATTCTCAACAGAGGTACAGTGTAATATAACgagttttattttcaagttattaAAATTTTTGTTAAAATGATTGGAAGGTTTTGTGTTGTATTAGTTTATTTGGCATTTTCATTGAAATGAGGTAAAATCTCATGATCACACTGTATTCCTTAAAACTCATTCTGTGATACATACAGTATGATTTATATAGAATATCGCTGTCTCGGATAAACATGTAATGATAACGGAACCCCATTACATGTGAGTGCCAGTTTGGGTACATTTGTGTTTGGGTGTTTTCTGCTCCCCTTTCACTCCATGTGAAAGTATAGCATCAGAAAATACAACCAGCACTAATGCAAATAATCCAAGTACAACAAACCTGCACTAATGCATCATGGGATTTTGTTATACTACTtaccatatatgtatgtcaaattTCTGTAATGAAAGTTCTGAATCCTATTTCTAAAAGACAAAAGTATTGACAAGACAATGAATGCTTACCAGACAATTAGCAccacacatgtacagtgacaTTAGATATGGTAGAAATCTCCATTTATGGCAGCAACCTTCACTCTCAAACTAACATtggtttattttctttttttcagctGGTGCCACTAACAAGATTGGATATGCCTTTGGTTTGGGATTAGAACGCCTCGCAATGATTCTATTTAATATTCCAGATATTAGATTATTCTGGAGTGAAGATGATAGGTTTCTGTCTCAGTTTAGAAAAGAGAATCCATTCAGTATTCAATTCCAGGTAAATGACGATCATTCCttaagtggtcatatggatgaggatttggtatttattttggatttataaaacaattttatcatggcttcttacttgaaacatcaatgtgaaacaacattgaccaagtctgtgtttgtgactcaataaattgcaaaaagctaaaagatgtgtaaacattttacacatttatcaatctaTGGCAATTTATTTAGctagttacaaacaaggacttggcatatgttgtttcacattgatttttcaacgaggaagccatgataaaatagttttataaatccaaattgaaaaacaaatacccaatcctcatccacatggccactttaatgaacGCTAGTATTTTTGAAAACACAGTTTTCACAATGTGATGATTTATTACCTTCCCAAGGAATGGTACTCATTCCATGCTAACACTGATGATGTCACAGTGAAGGCCAAGGGTATCAATGCTATAGTTATGTGCACAAACCTGAAGGATGgcatgttatttattttcatacactGAACAATAATAATTGAATCAAAGTTGAGTTTAATATCAAAGTCAAGTGGAAATGTTTCCCTGCCCGTGAAGGTTAAGTTTACCCAAATTTACAGATCGCAAAGGTTTTGAAATCTATTACAGCACTCCTCACTCCTAGTGGCTAATCTCAAGGCCCTTTGTAGCAAATGATGTCTCTAGCATAAGTGAGCTATAATAATATAAGTTACATATCTTGATCTTACCTTGTATTTCAGCCTTTCAGCAAATATCCACTACTAcgaaatgatatttcattctgGTGTCCATCAGGATATCAACCCAATGATTTTTACGACATTGTACGCAGTGTTGGCGGCGACTTGGTAGAGCAAGTGACATTGATTGATGAGTTCGTTCATCCTAAGACACAAAGACTGAGTCATTGTTACAGGATAGACTACAGACACATGGAGAAAACACTCACCAAGACAGAAGTCAGCACAATACACTGGAAGATAGCCGAAGCTGCAGAGAATGAGCTTAATATTGAAGTTAGAAAAATCTAATATCAAATACAGCTTCAAAACAGTTTTTGAAAAGTGCTGTTTTCAAAGAATGGTTGGTAAAGATGCAGAAATCAGCAAAATTGCCTGGAGCCTCAAGCTTGAGGTGGAAATGAAAGTTGGCAAAAATTAAATCAAAGACTGTGGACTTCTCAATACAGTTATGAAAATTGCAATTAAAACCAAAAATGAGATTGATATCGAAACAAAAAATCAGGATTACAGTTCGGGTACCTGTAGTTATGGATTTTTCAAGTTTTAAAGTTTGAAGTAAATTTCTGACACCTGTGATAATACtttcataaatatattacaGTCAATAGCTCACTCGTATATATCCTTGTGTGAcctatgatttacatgtacatctagtagGTGTGTCGGTAGATCAGAGAAATCCAAAcaaaaattttgatttcaaaactTTACCTTGCCTTTGTAgctaataaaatgtacatggtttGTATTTTAAAGACTTGGTGTGGGCATTTAACACACATTTTAGAGCATTCTTGGAGGAGGGACTGTCATCGGCCCATTTTAATGGGTAAACGTTCATGTAACCGtgcattgttttttttcaaactggCCATGCAGCTAGACTAGGTACTTAGTAGCCATTTCAGATTTTGAATAAACTTGACAAAGATTTGAAATGAACAATGTGtgttaaaatatgaataaagtgATGGATGAATGAGGCAAGtatcaatttcatcaaatacGTGAGTAACGGCTGTTTTTTACAGAAATGCACTActctacaatatacatgtagaagacAGAGGTCAAGGTCTCATTAGAAAACCCATTATGGATCAAATGGGTGTAGACAATCAAATAAGGTCACTTTTTATTAAACTTTCATAGTGGGCAAAATGTGAAGTTTTATGACACGTTGTgcctatttgaccttgaatgtcaaggtcaaaggtacaGATATCACTACCAAGCTTGTtattgataacatgggtgtagacacatGAATACAGTCTACTGTATTTAATGAGCTTGTGGTGTCAATGggcaaaatgtaaattttttacattatcttgaaggtcatgaaacaaagtgataTGACTATGGCACCTGACATTTGTTgaaggtttgattgaaattggcCTATTCATGTTTGAGTTACAGGtagactcacacacacacacacacacacacacacacacaggaccCAACATAGTAggtctgttagggctaataaACGACAGCTTTAGAGTATTCTCGAATAGTATCCACAtcatagtacatacatatttctatgacatcatttattgatatttttcacAATAATTTACATCTTTGTACATAATTTCTGTGATATCATTGGACATTAAAACAAGACActcatttcaaaatatacacttattatacaaataaaaaactaTCAGAGATattcatatacaaatacagTTGTAATAGACTAGgtaccattacatgtattaaatctGGTGTCAGATTCAGATGGTCTCAAATTCAGCCTCATATAGTGTCATATTCGAAAAAATCATGACGACACTAAACAAAAACAGTCACACAGTCGAGGCTAAAGGACATATTCTCTATTCACATCCACATGACGGGAGAGGGAATAACTGGGCTTACACAGGTGAAAAACGACTGGAAAAGAAAGATACTATCTTGTCACTGAAACATTTGTagtaggtcaaagttcatctgATTTATGTTGATTGGTAGGCACTATTCCAGCCGTTTAGAAAGATTTTGATCTTATTGAGAAATCTTTAGAAGTATCATTTTATGGTGGATGTGAAGTGGGGGCCACTTCCTGTAGTCTCCATGGTGATAGTTCTTGTTTGACAGCTTGTGTTGGGTGTTATCTTAATTTTCCATACATGTGAATATGTAAGGCTGAACCTGAGGCTCGATATGAGACTAGTCTCATGTTGtcctccaatgtgaatctgattctgaatctgataCCAGGTTTATACACATGGCATCATTGCCAGACATTTCTTGTAATCTCTATCATACAGTAATCTCATTCTAAGtggaatattcaaaataacattatttttgtCTGAtcaacattaaagtggccatatggatgatgaccgggtatttattttggattttggatttataaaaacattttatcatggcttcctacttgaaaaattagtgtgaaacaacatattacaagtccttgtttgtaactcaataaattggaaaacattaataaatgtgcaaaatgtttgttattgtattgtacaataacaacttttttttttctttttttttaaaaacatttttagcattttgcaatgtattgagttacaaacacagacttggcatatgttgtttcacattaattttgcaagtaggaaaccatgataaaatgttttatgaattaaaagatccaaaataaatatccagtcgtcatccatatgaccactttaataccTGTTTTAAAAAACAAGCTGATATTTAagttttactgaaaatattggTGGGACTGAAATATGAAAGCTGTTACCTGTATTCTCTTATTCATCATTCTTTTTGCCATTTTTACTTGTCTTTGTTCACAATATAAATAAATCTTGATGCAATAATGCCAAATTTTGGTTGCTATATTTGATTTAAATGTTCAAACacatttaattttcattttatctagTTCAGGGCCCCGCTGTCATACACACCGAGCTTTCATAAGTGTAAATTTTTGTCTGAAAAAGTCAACTTTTGTGGCAAGAGTAGTAAATGTGATACATTAGCTATGAAAGTAGTCGCTAAGAGTTTAAGGATTACAATATTACCGTCTGATGATGGTAACATCTGTTATTTATTATCTAAGTTTTACAAGGTCGAAAGTTGTTGCGCTAGTTCTCTGTGTTTGTTGTGATTCATGTCTTGGTGATACACTTCATGTCTGTCAGTATGTCTAGATTCATGGCTTGGTGATACACTTCATGTCTGTCAGTATGTCTAGATTCATGGCTTGGTGATACACTTCATGTCTGTCAGTATGTCTTGATTCATGTCTTGGTGATACACTTCATGTGTGTCAGTATGTCTTGATTCATGTCATGGTGATAGACTTCATGTCTGTCAGTATGTCTAGATTCATGGCTTGGTGATACACTTCATGTCTGTCAGTATGTCTTGATTCATGACTTGGTGATACAAGTCATGTCTGTCAGTATGTCTTGATTCAAGGTTTGGTGATACACTTCATGTCTGTCAGTATGTCTTGATTCATGGTTTGGTGATACACTTCATGTCTGTCAGTATGTTGTGATTCATGACTTGGTGATACACTTCATGTCTGTCGGTATGTCTTGATTCATGACTTGGTGATACACTTCATGTCTGTCGGTATGTCTTGATTCAAGGTTTGGTGATACACTTCATGTCTGTCAGTACAAGGTATCNNNNNNNNNNNNNNNNNNNNNNNNNNNNNNNNNNNNNNNNNNNNNNNNNNNNNNNNNNNNNNNNNNNNNNNNNNNNNNNNNNNNNNNNNNNNNNNNNNNNNNNNNNNNNNNNNNNNNNNNNNNNNNNNNNNNNNNNNNNNNNNNNNNNNNNNNNNNNNNNNNNNNNNNNNNNNNNNNNNNNNNNNNNNNNNNNNNNNNNNTCCTCCCATCAGGAACCTGGACAGAACATGAAAATGGTTCACTGACAAAAATCGAAATTATTCAGCAAGTCTGCATCAACTTCACTACCTCCATGTATGTCATGAGGGATTTACTTGGATTTGCTGGAAACAAGTTTTAGCATATGTTGTGATAGCTCCCATCTTACTAGAAAGAAGGTTTCAGTTTAGACTGTCCATCTGTACTTGCtttcacacatgcacacacagacacatgtagacgtgcatgtgtctgtgcatgcatacatacatgtacaactgtcAATAAGTGTTCAAACACAAGAGAACAATTATTTTGCCAATTTTCTTTATCAGAAACTTACGAAAATGTCAGCTATATCAATCCCACAATGCAATGGAGAGGACAGAAGATATCAACcatgaaaacaaacatactaCATTGCCTGCTGAGGAAAGACAAGATCAATCCACACGTAGGAAATCCAGATTATCTTTGAAAAAAGCTGAGAAACAAACCATGGCACCTCCAAAGGTAATCACGTCCTCAAAACATTCAACGACGCTGCAACAGAATAAAATCAGTAAAGATAAAGCACATCAAAAACAGATGAAAACTGCTGTACAGAAAAATGACATCAACCAAAAAGAACATGGTCACATTTCAGACATTGCAGTgaagaagagaaatattggTGTTTGTAAGCCACGAAAACGGAAACTTCATGATGAAGAATGTGAGGAGCCTGTTATACTGCTCAGTCCAGC
This portion of the Glandiceps talaboti chromosome 7, keGlaTala1.1, whole genome shotgun sequence genome encodes:
- the LOC144437759 gene encoding phenylalanine--tRNA ligase, mitochondrial-like, with protein sequence MRISRKPQLSWQPLHTSSYLHHPQSSVQENNNILIQGKSFHRDDMTTVSPKILSKIGRDLHNLKHHPVCLIKEQIRDFFYKRFATSRGNPIFSIYDNLSPIVSSEQNFDSVLVPKDHISRQKQDNYYLNTDTILRTHTSAHQYDLVRSGLDAFLVVGDVYRRDTVDASHYPVFHQMEGVRLYHEHELFKDCNDPSFLSLFEIGKKSPVKQEHHTLEAVKLVEFQLKQTLTELIEHLFGKDIETKWVDVYFPFTHPSWELEIKFQGEWLEVLGSGIMEQEILNRAGATNKIGYAFGLGLERLAMILFNIPDIRLFWSEDDRFLSQFRKENPFSIQFQPFSKYPLLRNDISFWCPSGYQPNDFYDIVRSVGGDLVEQVTLIDEFVHPKTQRLSHCYRIDYRHMEKTLTKTEVSTIHWKIAEAAENELNIEVRKI